One Mya arenaria isolate MELC-2E11 chromosome 5, ASM2691426v1 genomic window carries:
- the LOC128234530 gene encoding synaptogenesis protein syg-2-like isoform X2, which translates to MYNRSDDGMYTCTATNKMAPTGSPIQIGIHSGTTHINVQYESLISDFHLTEHIGTVTVTKSEYSDATFTCTVDSNPLSTLKIRKEDEIRRSVENSKQLEYTIVNLTCWDAGLYTCDGSNKFNNNTPSTKDLRLFVTCAPRRPPGGNINTNFTARLHDKATLQYTVLAYPVPSPSQFVWKRCSSSTKCTNLSNTSRKTEITTIGLSSSLTIFDISMDDFGVYTISIDNGIGEELVEEIFLQPVGPPDSPRGFKVIPNTITSYSVVLTWIPGFNNGLLQTFHISYRPSKPFADWLEMNVTHTGETEMNVTLDNLEPGESYIVELYALNLEGASVRRNITFSTLTHTPSEISHLKTQTSTIAGGVAAGIVSILGISVVIFVLRRKYSVSCAFKLTRKEDSPSSQTGHGTGNPGYNVAVTYEEVSMTNNKTVYDALDIGNDRSKESHVYTSLDDSKSNVNYENVKPEDPIYNNTSLTNPAQTVL; encoded by the exons ATGAATCTCTCATTAGTGACTTTCACCTTACTGAGCACATCGGAACTGTTACTGTTACAAAATCAGAGTACAGTGATGCGACGTTTACCTGCACTGTGGATAGCAATCCGCTATCAACCCTCAAAATTCGAAAGGAAGATGAAATTAGGAGATcagtcgaaaattcaaaacagCTGGAATATACCATTGTAAACTTAACGTGCTGGGATGCCGGGCTTTACACATGCGATGGCAGcaataagtttaataataacACACCTTCGACGAAGGATTTGAGGTTGTTTGTAACAT GTGCACCAAGGCGCCCTCCTGGCGGGAATATCAATACGAACTTTACAGCCCGACTACATGACAAAGCAACACTGCAATACACAGTCCTTGCATACCCAGTCCCTAGTCCGTCACAGTTTGTGTGGAAGAGATGTTCAAGCAGTACAAAATGTACCAATTTATCAAATACCTCCAGAAAAACTGAAATTACAACAATAGGATTATCGAGtagtttgaccatttttgaTATCAGTATGGATGATTTCGGCGTCTACACTATTTCAATTGACAACGGTATTGGCGAGGAGTTAGTCGAAGAGATCTTCCTTCAACCAGTAG gtCCACCTGACTCGCCAAGAGGGTTCAAGGTTATTCCAAATACAATCACGAGCTACAGCGTTGTACTTACATGGATTCCAGGGTTTAATAATGGTCTTCTGCAAACCTTTCACATATCATATCGGCCTTCAAAACCCTTTGCAGATTGGCTTGAGATGAATGTCACACATACAGGAGAGACTGAGATGAACGTTACACTTGACAATTTAGAACCAGGAGAGTCGTACATTGTCGAATTGTATGCATTAAATTTAGAAGGGGCGTCAGTGAGAAGGAACATAACGTTCAGCACCTTGACGCATACACCATCAG aaatcagCCATTTAAAAACACAGACCTCTACAATTGCTGGTGGTGTTGCAGCTGGGATTGTATCGATACTGGGTATTTCGGTAGTCATCTTTGTTCTTCGCAGGAAATATTCTGTATCGTGTGCCTTCAAGCTTACCCGTAAAGAAG ATTCACCTTCAAGTCAAACTGG ACATGGCACTGGAAACCCCGGATATAACGTTGCGGTTACTTACGAAGAGGTGTCAATGACAAATAACAAGACTGTTTATGACGCTCTAG ATATTGGAAACGACAG ATCCAAAGAATCACACGTGTATACGAGTTTGGATGATTCAAAGTCTAATGTAAACTACGAGAATGTCAAACCAG AGGATCCCATTTACAACAACACGTCACTGACAAATCCGGCGCAGACAGTGCTCTAA